The following proteins are encoded in a genomic region of Methanomassiliicoccales archaeon:
- the tpiA gene encoding triose-phosphate isomerase, which translates to MTELKTPVIVINFKVYSEVEGTGALRLAKECETVAKEKKVNFVVCPPMVELSKVASSVSIPVFSQHVDPRAPGSITGYASPQSVKAAGARGTLINHAEHRMKLAEVKAAVNMCKENDLVSIVCTKDVRTSRLVARFAPDFIAVEPPELIGGDISVTTADPKIVSDTVAAVKGVDPKVKVLCGAGVKNGRDVVTAIELGASGVLLASGVVKAKDVKAVLMDLVASL; encoded by the coding sequence TTGACTGAGCTCAAGACTCCGGTCATTGTCATCAACTTCAAGGTATATTCCGAGGTCGAGGGAACCGGGGCTTTGCGTCTGGCCAAAGAGTGCGAGACCGTGGCCAAGGAAAAGAAGGTCAACTTCGTGGTCTGTCCGCCCATGGTGGAGCTTTCCAAAGTGGCCTCCTCGGTCTCCATACCAGTTTTCTCGCAGCACGTCGACCCGAGAGCGCCTGGTTCCATCACCGGGTATGCATCCCCCCAGAGCGTGAAGGCCGCGGGGGCGAGAGGAACGCTAATCAACCACGCCGAGCACCGCATGAAGTTGGCTGAGGTCAAGGCAGCGGTGAACATGTGCAAGGAGAACGACCTGGTCAGCATCGTCTGCACCAAGGATGTCAGGACCTCCAGGTTGGTGGCCAGGTTCGCTCCGGACTTCATCGCCGTGGAGCCTCCAGAGCTGATCGGCGGCGACATCTCCGTGACCACCGCCGACCCCAAGATCGTCAGCGATACGGTGGCAGCGGTGAAGGGCGTCGACCCCAAGGTCAAGGTGTTGTGCGGCGCCGGGGTCAAGAACGGCAGGGACGTGGTCACGGCGATAGAACTGGGCGCCTCGGGCGTGCTCCTGGCCTCAGGAGTGGTCAAGGCCAAGGACGTCAAGGCCGTGCTCATGGACCTGGTCGCTAGCCTCTGA
- a CDS encoding fructose-1,6-bisphosphatase → MSQKVTVSVIKADVGSVAGHSKPHPKMMRICEEILADGVKSGVINDFYVTRVGDDINLFMTHFKGENNKEVHALAWSAFQAAAKLAKEMKMYAAGQDILSDAFSGNIRGMGPGAAEVEFVERGAEPMVFFMADKTEPSAYSMPLSRIFMDPFTTTGLVIDPRAHEGFRFEIVDVMDSKKIVMSAPEESYDILSLLGDTSRYAIKRVMSKDKNLGTSAVVSTEKLNICAGKYVGKDDPVAVVRAQSGFPAVGEILQPFMFPALVAGWMRGSHYGAWYPCTVADSSPTYFDGPPRICALGFQISNGKLQGCEDPDGPLGKKEPVDYFADTVWDEARRKAVRASIYMRQHGPFMPSILGPEEMEYTTRPAVLNKLKDRMEKID, encoded by the coding sequence ATGTCTCAGAAGGTTACTGTCTCTGTCATAAAGGCTGACGTAGGCTCGGTCGCCGGACACTCCAAGCCGCACCCGAAGATGATGCGCATTTGCGAGGAGATACTCGCGGACGGAGTGAAGTCCGGGGTCATCAACGACTTCTACGTGACTCGGGTGGGTGACGACATCAACTTGTTCATGACCCACTTTAAGGGCGAGAACAACAAGGAAGTTCACGCCCTGGCCTGGTCTGCGTTCCAAGCCGCGGCCAAATTGGCCAAGGAGATGAAGATGTACGCCGCCGGTCAGGACATTCTGTCGGACGCCTTCAGCGGCAACATCCGTGGCATGGGCCCCGGGGCGGCCGAGGTCGAGTTCGTGGAGAGAGGCGCCGAGCCCATGGTGTTCTTCATGGCCGACAAGACCGAGCCGTCCGCCTACTCCATGCCGCTGTCCCGCATATTCATGGACCCCTTCACCACCACCGGTCTAGTAATAGACCCCCGGGCGCACGAGGGCTTCCGCTTCGAGATAGTGGACGTCATGGACTCCAAGAAGATAGTGATGTCCGCCCCTGAGGAATCTTATGATATCCTGAGCCTGTTGGGCGATACCAGCAGGTACGCCATCAAGCGGGTCATGAGCAAGGACAAGAACCTGGGCACCAGCGCCGTGGTCAGCACGGAGAAGCTGAACATCTGCGCCGGCAAGTACGTCGGAAAGGACGACCCCGTGGCCGTGGTCCGCGCCCAGAGCGGCTTCCCCGCCGTGGGCGAGATATTGCAGCCCTTCATGTTCCCCGCGCTCGTGGCAGGCTGGATGCGCGGCTCTCATTACGGTGCATGGTATCCCTGCACCGTGGCGGATTCCAGCCCCACTTATTTCGACGGACCGCCGCGGATCTGCGCTCTCGGGTTCCAGATCAGCAACGGTAAATTGCAGGGATGCGAGGACCCCGATGGACCTCTGGGCAAGAAGGAGCCGGTGGATTATTTCGCCGACACCGTCTGGGACGAGGCGCGCAGGAAGGCCGTCCGCGCCAGCATCTACATGCGCCAGCACGGACCATTCATGCCCTCCATCCTCGGTCCCGAGGAGATGGAATACACCACCCGCCCGGCCGTACTCAACAAGTTGAAGGACAGGATGGAGAAGATTGACTGA
- a CDS encoding ferredoxin has product MPVKVTIDQSECTGCGICYNDECPDVFMEGDDGNSNIKQMYQKGDKSVGEVPDSLKSCVKNAEASCPSSSIKVE; this is encoded by the coding sequence ATGCCTGTCAAGGTCACCATCGATCAGAGCGAATGCACCGGTTGCGGTATCTGTTACAACGACGAGTGCCCGGACGTCTTCATGGAAGGGGACGACGGCAACTCCAACATAAAGCAGATGTACCAGAAAGGGGACAAATCGGTCGGTGAGGTCCCGGACAGCTTGAAGAGTTGCGTCAAGAACGCCGAGGCTTCCTGCCCCTCCTCGTCCATCAAGGTGGAGTAG
- the aspS gene encoding aspartate--tRNA(Asn) ligase — protein MLYDSRSITANEYDKEVTVEGWAQEVRNLGGISFLILRDRYGVVQITAPKKKIAPEVMQAITSLSRESVVRVTGTVKASAQVKSGYEIVPSSVTVISSAQTPLPMGVVDKVYVEFETRFNHRYIDLRKPEVRAVFEIKSLTLRLIDEYLADNGFVEVFTPKLVASGAEGGSTLFKVDYFGKVAYLAQSPQLYKQMLMSTGLDRVFEIGPAFRAEPSDTARHVSEFISFDGEMAHIDSQNDVMAMIEGCTQFVISEVKERAGRSLTMLGSEVVVPKAPYPIVPYEKAIGIVQDAGFKIDLGEDLGTEGEKMLGDLMAQDGHEMYWIAEYPEEAKPFYIMEKDGTPYSYSFDLDYKGQEITSGGQREHRYDRLVARMEKKGLDPKSFEFYLNAFAYGMPSHGGWGLGVERMVQKMLGLNNIRETILFPRDRNRLVP, from the coding sequence ATGCTCTATGATTCCAGGTCCATAACCGCCAACGAGTACGACAAGGAGGTCACTGTTGAAGGCTGGGCCCAGGAGGTGCGCAACCTCGGCGGCATCTCCTTCCTTATCCTGCGCGACCGCTACGGCGTGGTGCAGATCACCGCGCCTAAGAAGAAGATCGCCCCGGAGGTCATGCAAGCAATAACATCACTGTCCAGGGAGTCCGTTGTCCGGGTGACCGGAACGGTCAAGGCGAGCGCCCAGGTGAAGTCCGGTTACGAGATCGTCCCGTCCTCGGTCACAGTAATTAGCTCCGCCCAGACCCCGCTGCCCATGGGAGTTGTGGATAAGGTGTACGTGGAGTTCGAGACCCGTTTCAACCACCGTTATATCGACCTTCGGAAACCGGAAGTGCGGGCGGTCTTCGAGATCAAGTCACTCACCCTACGCCTCATCGACGAGTACCTGGCCGACAACGGCTTCGTGGAGGTCTTCACCCCCAAGCTGGTGGCGTCCGGGGCCGAGGGTGGCTCTACCCTGTTTAAGGTGGACTACTTCGGCAAGGTCGCTTACCTGGCGCAATCACCACAGCTCTACAAGCAGATGCTGATGTCCACCGGTCTGGACCGGGTGTTCGAGATCGGCCCGGCCTTCCGTGCGGAACCATCGGACACCGCCCGGCACGTCTCCGAGTTCATCAGCTTCGACGGGGAGATGGCCCACATAGACTCGCAGAACGACGTCATGGCCATGATCGAGGGCTGCACCCAGTTCGTCATCTCCGAGGTCAAGGAGAGGGCGGGACGTTCCCTGACCATGCTGGGAAGCGAGGTCGTGGTGCCCAAGGCGCCCTACCCCATCGTGCCCTACGAGAAGGCCATCGGTATAGTGCAGGACGCCGGCTTCAAGATCGACCTGGGTGAGGACCTCGGTACCGAAGGGGAGAAGATGCTGGGGGACCTCATGGCCCAGGACGGCCACGAGATGTACTGGATCGCCGAGTACCCCGAGGAGGCGAAGCCGTTCTACATCATGGAGAAGGACGGCACGCCGTATTCCTATTCCTTCGACCTGGACTACAAGGGGCAGGAGATAACCTCCGGCGGGCAGCGCGAGCACCGCTATGACCGCCTGGTGGCCAGGATGGAGAAGAAGGGTCTGGACCCCAAGTCCTTCGAGTTCTACCTGAACGCCTTCGCTTACGGCATGCCATCGCACGGCGGATGGGGGTTGGGCGTGGAGCGCATGGTGCAGAAGATGCTGGGCCTCAACAACATCCGGGAGACCATACTATTCCCCAGGGACCGCAACCGACTGGTCCCCTGA
- a CDS encoding RusA family crossover junction endodeoxyribonuclease, whose product MHVVFEGADAEDYESGPMEYVGYHEDHFDHGTIGFFVAGEPVPQGSTKAFYIKKLERVVTTHTNANTEKWRNRIATEAQRANELRPINFFSDDRRLAYEVTLDFVFTKPKSQPRKWKMNTKRPDLDKLIRAALDGITNVLIPDDSQVVRITAGKCYGECDRTPGLHITIKKLE is encoded by the coding sequence ATGCACGTGGTTTTCGAAGGAGCGGACGCTGAGGACTATGAGTCCGGGCCCATGGAGTACGTCGGCTACCATGAGGACCATTTTGACCATGGCACCATAGGGTTCTTCGTGGCCGGTGAGCCGGTACCGCAGGGGTCCACCAAGGCCTTCTACATCAAGAAGCTGGAGCGGGTCGTGACCACTCACACCAACGCCAACACCGAGAAGTGGAGGAACCGCATCGCCACGGAGGCGCAGCGGGCTAACGAGCTCCGCCCCATCAACTTCTTCTCCGACGACCGCCGCCTGGCGTACGAGGTGACCTTGGACTTCGTCTTCACCAAGCCGAAGAGCCAACCTAGGAAATGGAAGATGAACACCAAGCGGCCGGACCTGGACAAGCTGATCCGAGCCGCTCTGGACGGCATCACCAACGTGCTCATTCCAGACGATTCGCAGGTCGTGCGCATCACCGCCGGCAAGTGCTACGGGGAGTGCGACCGGACACCCGGCCTGCACATCACCATCAAGAAGTTGGAATGA
- a CDS encoding Lrp/AsnC ligand binding domain-containing protein, which produces MNSAIVAMTIEMGAEGKVMDSLCQVSAVHECYIVYGVYDIVAKVQASSEDDMSRTISTIRELPGVRSTLTLVVCKEHKR; this is translated from the coding sequence ATGAACAGCGCAATCGTGGCTATGACCATCGAGATGGGCGCCGAAGGGAAGGTCATGGACTCCCTGTGCCAGGTATCCGCAGTGCATGAGTGCTACATCGTCTACGGCGTCTACGACATAGTGGCCAAGGTCCAGGCCTCCAGCGAGGACGATATGAGCCGGACCATCTCCACGATCCGGGAGCTGCCGGGAGTGCGCTCCACCCTCACCCTGGTGGTGTGCAAGGAGCATAAAAGGTAA
- a CDS encoding LysE family transporter, whose product MDSALFFLGSVAIISLSGVLMPGPVFAVTIALGFKERLSGWKIALGHACVEIPTIVAIYFGLSMFLRDDFVFAVIGLLGGALLLYMGYDMVRKRKEVLASCDLKYTNPFWAGVMTTASNPGWLIWWATVGAALTTTAISFGLWMLPLFIVTHIVCDFLWEGFVGMTIFDTKGKWSTTWHQRVIAGSGVLMVVFALMFIYDALNGLL is encoded by the coding sequence TTGGACTCCGCCCTTTTCTTCCTGGGATCCGTCGCCATCATCTCCCTCTCCGGAGTGCTCATGCCTGGACCGGTCTTCGCCGTGACCATCGCCCTCGGCTTCAAGGAAAGGTTGTCGGGCTGGAAGATCGCCCTCGGCCATGCCTGTGTGGAGATACCGACCATCGTGGCCATCTATTTTGGTCTCTCCATGTTCCTCCGGGACGATTTCGTTTTCGCCGTCATCGGCCTCCTGGGCGGAGCGTTGTTGCTCTACATGGGCTACGACATGGTGCGCAAACGCAAGGAAGTGCTCGCCAGCTGCGACCTGAAGTACACCAATCCTTTCTGGGCCGGAGTGATGACCACCGCTTCCAATCCTGGATGGCTTATCTGGTGGGCCACGGTGGGCGCCGCCCTGACCACCACGGCGATCTCCTTCGGGCTGTGGATGCTGCCTCTGTTCATCGTCACCCACATCGTCTGCGACTTCCTGTGGGAGGGGTTCGTGGGCATGACCATATTCGACACCAAGGGGAAGTGGAGCACCACCTGGCATCAGCGGGTCATCGCCGGTTCCGGCGTGCTCATGGTGGTCTTCGCCCTGATGTTCATCTACGATGCTTTGAACGGTCTGCTATAA
- the nadA gene encoding quinolinate synthase NadA yields the protein MNAAERIQELKAQRKAIILAHNYQPPEVQDIADYVGDSLGLSQQAASTDAEVIIFCGVDFMAESAKILSPGKKVILPESEATCPMSAMCTDLELAPIKEKYPEAAIVAYVNTSAAVKVLADVCCTSSNAVKVVGKMPQKQIIFVPDRNLGAYVQRFHPDKEILLWPGYCPTHHDISVQDLKELKRQHPQAKLMVHPECTPEVIDLADHVSSTEGMIKYARMNEAKEFIVGTEVDMTYRLSKVAPDKKFIPIPTAICSNMKRTTVSSLIKALETLSPEITLSPEIIEAARKPLERMMEIGRGD from the coding sequence ATGAACGCCGCGGAACGCATCCAGGAGCTGAAGGCGCAGCGCAAGGCCATCATCCTGGCGCACAACTACCAGCCGCCAGAGGTGCAGGACATCGCCGATTACGTGGGCGACTCCCTAGGCCTATCCCAGCAGGCGGCCAGCACCGACGCTGAGGTCATCATATTCTGCGGCGTGGACTTCATGGCCGAGAGCGCCAAGATCCTCTCGCCGGGCAAGAAGGTCATACTGCCGGAATCAGAGGCCACGTGTCCCATGTCCGCCATGTGCACCGACCTCGAGCTCGCTCCGATAAAGGAGAAATATCCGGAGGCGGCCATCGTGGCCTACGTGAACACGTCGGCAGCGGTCAAGGTCCTCGCGGACGTTTGTTGTACATCATCCAACGCCGTCAAGGTCGTAGGGAAGATGCCGCAGAAGCAGATAATCTTCGTCCCCGACCGGAACCTGGGCGCCTACGTGCAACGTTTCCACCCGGACAAGGAGATACTGCTCTGGCCCGGTTACTGCCCGACGCACCACGACATATCGGTGCAGGACCTGAAAGAGCTGAAGCGACAGCACCCCCAGGCCAAGCTAATGGTGCACCCGGAGTGCACCCCCGAGGTGATCGACCTAGCCGATCACGTATCCTCCACCGAAGGCATGATAAAATACGCCAGGATGAACGAGGCCAAGGAGTTCATCGTCGGCACGGAGGTGGACATGACCTACCGCCTGAGCAAGGTCGCCCCGGACAAGAAGTTCATCCCCATTCCCACAGCGATCTGCTCGAACATGAAGCGGACGACCGTCTCATCGCTCATCAAGGCCCTGGAGACCTTGTCCCCGGAGATAACCCTGTCACCAGAGATCATCGAGGCGGCCAGGAAGCCCTTGGAGCGCATGATGGAGATAGGCCGCGGGGATTGA
- a CDS encoding superoxide dismutase, with protein MEQAKRYELPKLVYGYKDLAPFLSEEQLTVHHTKHHAAYVNAANAILDKMDKARTENADLDWKAVAKDLSFQVGGHYLHSVFWETLAPAGKGGEPKGKLKEELVKEFGSIDRFKKEFTAAAASAEGSGWAVLVYCMALHKPIIMQVEKHNVNAIPGFRVLMDLDVWEHAYYIDYKNLRPKYVEAFWNHVNWDAVGHKLDAMLK; from the coding sequence ATGGAGCAAGCCAAGAGATACGAGTTGCCAAAGCTCGTCTATGGATACAAGGACCTCGCCCCCTTCCTGAGCGAGGAGCAGCTAACCGTCCACCACACCAAGCACCACGCCGCCTACGTGAACGCCGCCAACGCAATACTGGACAAGATGGACAAGGCCCGGACGGAGAATGCCGACCTGGACTGGAAGGCGGTCGCCAAGGACCTTTCCTTCCAGGTGGGAGGACACTATCTGCACTCCGTATTCTGGGAGACCCTGGCCCCCGCCGGAAAGGGCGGAGAGCCGAAGGGAAAGTTGAAGGAGGAGCTGGTCAAGGAGTTCGGTTCCATCGACCGCTTCAAGAAGGAGTTCACCGCCGCGGCCGCCAGCGCTGAGGGCTCCGGGTGGGCCGTGCTGGTCTACTGCATGGCCTTGCACAAGCCCATCATCATGCAGGTGGAGAAGCACAACGTGAACGCCATCCCCGGGTTCCGCGTCCTCATGGACCTGGACGTCTGGGAGCACGCCTACTACATCGACTACAAGAACCTGCGGCCGAAGTACGTGGAGGCGTTCTGGAACCACGTCAACTGGGACGCGGTCGGCCATAAGCTGGACGCCATGCTGAAGTAG
- a CDS encoding dihydroneopterin aldolase family protein, which produces MTSRREELATRYFNCSERERAVFEAGIKLGTIYHQFVGTPVAAANVEILEKAIEDGVRVQPFVKDVKVSISREVLRKKKDEFDYQTLTGNMLNVELTVTVGSTTVIAGMDFKSDLRYPLMYVKDIE; this is translated from the coding sequence ATGACGAGCAGGCGAGAGGAGCTGGCTACCAGGTACTTCAACTGCAGCGAGCGGGAGAGGGCGGTCTTCGAGGCCGGCATCAAGCTGGGGACGATATACCACCAGTTCGTAGGCACGCCTGTCGCCGCAGCCAACGTGGAGATACTGGAGAAGGCCATCGAGGACGGGGTGCGGGTGCAGCCCTTCGTGAAGGACGTCAAGGTGTCCATATCCCGCGAGGTATTGCGCAAGAAGAAGGACGAGTTCGATTATCAGACGCTCACCGGGAACATGCTCAACGTGGAGCTGACCGTCACCGTCGGGAGCACGACCGTCATCGCGGGCATGGACTTCAAGTCCGACCTGCGCTACCCTTTGATGTACGTCAAGGACATCGAATAG
- a CDS encoding NTPase, whose protein sequence is MNNIKIGITGLPSAGKTNTLIQVIKMLEEEGHVVGGMITEPILDNKKRNGLYVIDWMTKEKGVLAATDIQSKFMVGKYGIDLEVLQKIGVQALVNAVEKADIIVIDEVGKIEVESEQFRDTVKEALKTEKPMLLTLHKKSRNPLLQDIRRRDDVRILEVTPINRNLLPYKIMKLLKGELL, encoded by the coding sequence ATGAACAATATCAAGATCGGGATTACTGGGCTTCCGAGCGCGGGCAAGACCAACACCCTCATACAGGTCATCAAGATGTTAGAGGAGGAAGGTCACGTCGTCGGCGGCATGATCACCGAACCGATCTTGGACAACAAAAAGAGGAATGGCCTCTATGTCATCGATTGGATGACCAAGGAGAAAGGCGTTCTGGCGGCCACGGACATCCAGAGCAAGTTCATGGTGGGCAAGTACGGCATAGACCTCGAGGTTTTGCAGAAGATAGGCGTGCAGGCCCTGGTCAACGCCGTGGAGAAGGCGGACATCATCGTCATCGACGAGGTCGGCAAGATCGAGGTGGAGAGCGAGCAGTTCCGGGACACGGTCAAAGAGGCCCTGAAGACCGAGAAGCCCATGCTGCTCACTTTGCATAAGAAATCAAGGAACCCATTGCTCCAGGACATCAGACGGCGGGACGACGTGCGCATCTTGGAGGTCACGCCGATAAACAGAAACCTTTTGCCCTACAAGATTATGAAGCTGCTGAAGGGCGAGCTGTTGTGA
- a CDS encoding tRNA (guanine(26)-N(2))-dimethyltransferase, translating to MEGSTIKEGSTELLVPLAISEKGPGKVQGRVFFNKQMAFNRDVSVTMFRSAIKPRKGLDAMAATGARGIRICHEAAGDYRFIINDRDSLACEYISENIRRNGLENAEVSNADLRCLLANEIFDYVDLDPFGTPIPFVPAALQGMTRKGILAVTATDTASLSGTHPGKCRRRYMANSQRNPFLHESGLRIMIGTIVRMAAQEDKGVTPLLCYYADHYFRLFLRVKDGAGLADTSLEQLGFMSYDRTTGERKVGEGKIGPLWLGPLLDKDAVAEVQVPEGLECQERTKQHFDIWKEELDVPFYYETNEITAMLKLSPPGRDELLTAMGSIGHVSRTNFSPTGFRTDRPLEEVLETFRSIC from the coding sequence TTGGAAGGTTCAACCATCAAGGAGGGGAGCACCGAGCTATTGGTGCCTCTGGCGATCTCGGAGAAGGGACCGGGGAAGGTCCAAGGACGCGTCTTCTTTAACAAGCAGATGGCCTTCAACCGTGACGTCTCCGTGACCATGTTCCGTTCCGCCATCAAACCCCGCAAAGGCCTGGACGCCATGGCCGCGACCGGAGCTCGCGGAATAAGAATATGTCACGAAGCTGCCGGCGATTATCGATTCATCATCAATGACAGGGACTCCTTAGCTTGCGAATACATATCCGAGAACATCCGGCGGAACGGACTGGAGAACGCCGAGGTGTCCAACGCCGACTTGAGATGCCTGCTGGCGAACGAGATCTTCGACTACGTCGATCTTGATCCGTTCGGCACGCCCATACCTTTCGTGCCTGCGGCCTTGCAGGGAATGACCCGGAAAGGCATCTTAGCAGTAACGGCCACGGACACCGCGTCATTATCAGGTACGCATCCAGGGAAATGCCGCCGACGGTACATGGCCAACAGCCAGCGGAACCCCTTCCTGCACGAGAGCGGCCTTCGCATAATGATAGGGACGATCGTGCGCATGGCGGCGCAGGAGGACAAGGGTGTGACGCCTCTGCTCTGCTATTACGCGGACCACTACTTTCGCCTGTTCCTGAGGGTCAAGGATGGTGCGGGGCTGGCAGACACTTCCCTGGAACAATTGGGGTTCATGTCCTACGACCGGACCACGGGCGAAAGGAAGGTGGGCGAGGGGAAGATCGGCCCGCTCTGGCTGGGACCGCTGCTAGACAAGGACGCCGTCGCTGAGGTGCAGGTGCCGGAAGGGTTGGAGTGCCAGGAGCGCACGAAGCAGCACTTCGACATATGGAAGGAAGAGCTGGACGTACCGTTCTACTACGAGACGAACGAGATTACCGCCATGCTCAAGCTGTCCCCGCCCGGAAGGGACGAGCTGCTGACGGCCATGGGCTCCATCGGCCACGTCTCTCGCACAAACTTCTCTCCCACAGGCTTCCGCACCGACCGGCCGCTCGAGGAAGTGCTGGAAACCTTCCGTTCCATATGCTGA
- a CDS encoding adenylosuccinate synthase — protein MPSIAVIGAQWGDEGKGKITDYEAGRADMVVRYQGGSNAGHTIKVGEEVFALHILPSGIVRKGVINVIGNGVIVDLLSLDREIAEVESRGRSVEGLQISDRANIILNWHRLLDGAEERIRGKKGVGTTGKGIGPCYSDKIARSGIRMGDLLDPELLEERLDTVMPLKLRTMEMLEVRLAQNREELLSELLSYGKKYGKFITDTSVLINEALDQKKNVLFEGAQGTMLDIDHGTYPYVTSSNCVAGAICTGAGVGPKRVDEIMGVLKAYTTRVGAGPFPTELHDATGEMLLNVGGEFGTTTGRARRCGWLDLLVVEHAARLNGLTQFAVTKLDVMNGLKKIKVAVAYEIDGKHVEHFPGNIRMLERAVPVYDELNGWKGWKPEETMEIVRGGYEALPKEMRQYLGYIEKRSKVPVRIISIGKGREETIRR, from the coding sequence TTGCCGAGCATAGCGGTCATTGGGGCCCAGTGGGGAGACGAGGGCAAGGGCAAGATCACTGATTATGAAGCTGGGCGTGCGGACATGGTCGTGCGCTACCAGGGCGGGTCCAACGCCGGGCACACCATCAAGGTGGGTGAAGAGGTCTTCGCTTTGCATATACTTCCTTCTGGCATCGTCCGCAAGGGCGTCATCAACGTCATCGGTAACGGGGTCATCGTGGACCTGCTCTCCCTGGACCGCGAGATAGCTGAGGTGGAGTCCCGCGGGCGCTCCGTGGAAGGGCTGCAGATCTCCGATAGAGCTAATATCATCCTCAACTGGCACCGCCTTCTCGATGGTGCGGAGGAACGCATCCGGGGAAAGAAAGGCGTGGGGACGACCGGCAAGGGCATCGGCCCCTGCTACTCGGACAAAATCGCCCGCAGCGGCATCAGGATGGGGGATCTATTGGACCCCGAGCTGTTGGAAGAACGCCTGGACACCGTCATGCCCCTGAAGCTCAGGACCATGGAGATGTTGGAGGTGCGGCTGGCCCAGAACCGGGAGGAGCTGCTCTCCGAGCTGCTCTCCTATGGCAAGAAGTACGGCAAGTTCATCACCGACACCTCGGTGCTGATCAACGAAGCTCTGGACCAGAAGAAGAACGTGCTGTTCGAGGGCGCCCAGGGCACCATGCTGGACATCGACCATGGGACGTATCCTTATGTCACCTCCTCCAATTGCGTGGCCGGGGCCATATGCACCGGCGCAGGAGTTGGGCCGAAGCGCGTGGACGAGATCATGGGCGTGCTCAAAGCGTACACCACCCGCGTGGGCGCGGGACCGTTCCCCACGGAGCTGCACGACGCCACTGGTGAGATGCTCCTGAACGTTGGAGGGGAGTTCGGTACCACCACCGGAAGGGCGCGCCGATGCGGCTGGCTCGATCTGCTGGTCGTGGAGCACGCCGCCCGCTTGAACGGATTGACGCAGTTCGCCGTGACCAAGCTGGACGTGATGAATGGCCTGAAGAAGATCAAGGTCGCCGTGGCCTATGAGATCGACGGGAAGCACGTCGAGCATTTCCCGGGCAACATCAGGATGCTGGAGAGGGCCGTCCCGGTCTACGATGAATTGAACGGCTGGAAGGGTTGGAAGCCCGAGGAGACCATGGAGATCGTCCGCGGCGGTTACGAGGCGCTGCCCAAGGAGATGCGGCAGTACCTGGGGTACATCGAGAAGCGGTCAAAGGTACCGGTCAGGATAATCAGCATCGGCAAGGGGCGCGAGGAGACTATACGCCGCTAA